The Phalacrocorax carbo chromosome 28, bPhaCar2.1, whole genome shotgun sequence genome has a window encoding:
- the HCN3 gene encoding potassium/sodium hyperpolarization-activated cyclic nucleotide-gated channel 3, with amino-acid sequence MDAAPGRSPEPREKPPVLDGEAAGAPAGAAGVAPASPAAAEQIVAEGEAAAAAAAGTFVQRQLGAMLQPAVNKFSLRMFGSHRAVEIERQRVKSAGAWIIHPYSDFRFYWDLIMLLLMVGNLIILPVGITFFKDENTPPWIVFNVLSDTFFLADLVLNFRTGIVVEDNTEIILDPHTIKMKYLKSWFLVDFISSIPVDYIFLIVDLETQVDSDVYKTARALRIVRFTKILSLLRLLRLSRLIRYIHQWEEIFHMTYDLASAVVRIFNLIGMMLLLCHWDGCLQFLVPMLQDFPEDCWVSINHMVNDSWGKQYSHALFKAMSHMLCIGYGQQAPEGMTDVWLTMLSMIVGATCYAMFIGHATALIQSLDSSRRQYQEKYKQVEQYMSFHKLPGDTRQRIHEYYEHRYQGKMFDEENILGELSEPLKEEIINFNCRNLVANMPLFANADPNFVTAMLTKLRFEVFQPGDFIIREGTVGKKMYFIQHGVVSILTKGNKETKLSDGSYFGEICLLTRGRRTASVRADTYCRLYSLSVDNFNEVLEEYPMMRRAFETVAMDRLDRIGKKNSILLRKRAEHSAGPMNNEMIQQIMKHDQDMAHNIQDLQQMAMGRELSSKPVIWEPLVHAPLQTAAATTNVAIALTHQHSLQAHIFLPPSSISSPLSPEATLLTKQVRRSQPSLGGSRPSSVSSPSGVQSHLQTPAAGSPSSPMVQSQVPLESGGQRPSHGAQPLPRTAQKGELPPAAKQPLAGSQPQLSKSRGASVSTSLLQQAAGAPSPSSEQALPAGRTLHYSLSRATGSHISLLMQPQQLVKHRSIQGLPVGRLTQDVRLLSASQPSLPNKVAQQADGSSLQQGRKSAGNLARRSSPSVAGLLAKPCPGIPGQPAHPQQMPSGSVAQASHSVAGASTPQSPVSASRQAAGPSHKGSVAFSPEVETGKPKLPSNM; translated from the exons atgGACGCGGCGCCGGGCCGGAGCCCCGAGCCGCGGGAGAAGCCGCCGGTGCTGGacggggaggcggcgggggcacccgcgggggcggcgggcgtCGCCCCGGCCtcgccggcggcggcggagcaGATCGTGGCGGAgggcgaggcggcggcggcggcggcggcgggcacgTTCGTGCAGCGGCAGCTCGGGGCCATGCTGCAGCCCGCCGTGAACAAGTTCTCGCTGCGCATGTTCGGCAGCCACCGGGCCGTGGAGATCGAGCGGCAGCGGGTGAAGTCGGCCGGCGCCTGGATCATCCACCCCTACAGCGACTTCAG GTTTTACTGGGACCTCATCATGCTGCTCCTGATGGTGGGGAATTTGATCATCCTGCCTGTGGGCATCACCTTCTTCAAGGATGAGAACACCCCTCCCTGGATCGTTTTCAATGTGCTTTCGGACACTTTCTTCTTGGCTGACCTGGTGCTGAACTTCCGGACAGGCATTGTGGTGGAGGACAACACGGAGATCATCCTTGACCCTCACACCATCAAAATGAAGTACTTGAAGAGCTGGTTCCTGGTTGACTTCATCTCCTCCATCCCGGTTGACTACATCTTCCTCATCGTTGACCTGGAGACCCAGGTGGATTCTGATGTCTACAAGACGGCCCGGGCCTTGCGCATCGTCCGCTTCACCAAGATCCTCAGCCTGCTGCGCCTGCTCCGCCTCTCGCGCCTCATCCGCTACATCCACCAGTGGGAGGAG ATCTTCCATATGACGTACGACCTGGCCAGTGCTGTGGTGAGAATCTTCAACCTCATCGGcatgatgctgctgctgtgtcacTGGGACGGCTGCCTCCAGTTCCTGGTGCCCATGCTGCAAGACTTCCCCGAGGACTGCTGGGTCTCCATCAACCACATGGTG AACGACTCCTGGGGGAAGCAGTACTCACATGCCCTGTTCAAGGCCATGAGCCACATGCTCTGCATCGGCTACGGCCAGCAGGCGCCTGAGGGCATGACCGACGTCTGGCTCACGATGCTGAGCATGATCGTGGGGGCCACCTGCTACGCCATGTTCATCGGCCACGCCACTGCCCTCATCCAGTCGCTGGACTCGTCCCGGCGCCAGTACCAGGAGAAG TACAAGCAAGTGGAGCAGTACATGTCATTCCACAAGCTGCCTGGGGACACGCGCCAGCGGATCCATGAGTACTACGAGCACCGCTACCAGGGCAAGATGTTCGACGAGGAGAACATCCTGGGGGAGCTCAGTGAGCCACTCAAAGAG GAGATCATCAACTTCAACTGCCGCAACCTGGTGGCCAACATGCCCCTGTTTGCCAATGCGGATCCCAACTTTGTGACAGCCATGTTGACCAAGCTGCGCTTTGAGGTCTTCCAGCCTGGGGACTTCATCATCCGCGAGGGCACTGTGGGCAAAAAGATGTACTTCATCCAGCACGGGGTGGTCAGCATCCTCACCAAGGGCAACAAGGAGACAAAGCTGTCCGATGGCTCCTACTTTGGGG AAATCTGCCTGCTGACGCGGGGCAGGCGGACAGCCAGCGTGCGAGCAGACACCTACTGCCGCCTCTATTCCTTGTCGGTGGATAACTTCAATGAGGTGCTGGAGGAGTATCCCATGATGCGCAGGGCCTTTGAGACGGTGGCCATGGACCGGCTGGACCGCATAG GGAAGAAGAACTCCATCTTGCTCCGCAAGCGAGCCGAGCACAGCGCGGGGCCCATGAACAATGAGATGATCCAGCAGATCATGAAGCATGACCAGGACATGGCCCACAACATCCAGGACCTGCAGCAGATGGCAATGGGCCGGGAGCTGAGCAGCAAGCCGGTGATCTGGGAGCCACTGGTGCACGCGCCCCTGCAGacagctgctgccaccaccaaCGTGGCCATTGCCTTGACtcaccagcacagcctgcaggcTCACATCTTCCTGCCGCCCTCCTCCATCTCCAGCCCGCTCTCACCTGAGGCCACTCTGCTCACAAAGCAAGTGCGCaggtcccagcccagcctggggggCTCCCGGCCCTCCTCCGTGAGCTCCCCGTCAGGGGTGCAGTCCCACCTCCAGACACCGGCTGCTGGTTCGCCTTCCTCCCCCATGGTCCAGTCCCAGGTGCCCCTGGAGAGCGGGGGCCAGAGACCAAGCCATGGGGCACAGCCCCTGCCACGCACGGCGCAGAAGGGGGAGCTGCCACCGGCGGCCAAGCAGCCCCTGGCcggctcccagccccagctctccaaGTCCCGGGGTGCCTCGGTCTCCACCTCGCTGCTGCAGCAGGCGGCAGGGGCTCCGTCCCCCAGCTCAGAGCAGGCACTGCCAGCGGGCAGAACACTACACTACAGCCTGTCCCGAGCCACCGGCTCCCACATCTCTCTTCTGATGCAGCCGCAGCAGCTGGTAAAGCACAGGAGCATCCAGGGCCTACCTGTGGGGCGGCTCACCCAGGATGTCCGGCTCCTCTCCgcctcccagccctcccttcccaaCAAAGTGGCCCAGCAAGCTGATGGgagctccctgcagcagggcaggaaatCCGCAGGGAACCTGGCCCGCAGATCCTCTCCCTCGGTAGCTGGACTTCTCGCCAAGCCATGTCCGGGGATCCCAGGCCAGCCAGCACACCCGCAGCAGATGCCTTCAGGATCAGTGGCTCAAGCCAGCCACTCTGTGGCGGGAGCGTCCACCCCGCAGTCCCCGGTCTCCGCatccaggcaggcagcaggtccCTCCCACAAGGGCTCTGTGGCCTTCAGCCCCGAGGTGGAAACAGGGAAGCCCAAACTCCCGTCCAACATGTGA